One Triticum dicoccoides isolate Atlit2015 ecotype Zavitan chromosome 5B, WEW_v2.0, whole genome shotgun sequence genomic window carries:
- the LOC119306561 gene encoding probable calcium-binding protein CML18 — protein sequence MCQAARACHNNGLVASVSSLLISLVIKPLAKNAILTGRSILALLAGDGAGNASSAAAAPRGQHCEHCAASEDDARLSGSDAAAVIASLGLVPRRRRCGNDDDDDDGMVVCGGCEAMGVVEEVAWGSKEAGEAELREAFGVFDRDGDGLVSAAELWGVLRRLGMTEGARYEDCARMVAAAAARHGGVDGGLGFPEFKAMMEHAV from the coding sequence ATGTGCCAAGCCGCGAGAGCGTGCCACAACAATGGCCTGGTCGCGTCGGTGTCATCTCTCCTGATCTCGCTCGTCATCAAGCCCCTGGCCAAGAACGCCATCCTCACGGGCCGGAGCATCCtcgccctcctcgccggcgacggCGCCGGCAACGCCAGCAGCGCCGCGGCCGCTCCACGTGGGCAGCATTGCGAGCACTGCGCCGCGAGCGAAGACGACGCGCGCCTGTCCGGCTCCGACGCCGCCGCGGTCATTGCGAGCCTCGGCCTCGTCCCGCGCCGACGACGCTGTGGcaatgacgacgatgacgacgacgggatggttgtgtgtggcggaTGCGAGGCGATGGGGGTGGTGGAGGAGGTGGCGTGGGGGAGCAAGGAGGCCGGGGAGGCGGAGCTGCGGGAGGCGTTCGGGGTGTTCGACCGGGACGGGGACGGGCTGGTGAGCGCGGCGGAGCTGTGGGGCGTGCTGCGGAGGCTCGGGATGACCGAGGGCGCCAGGTACGAGGACTGCGCCAGGATGGTCGCAGCCGCGGCCGCCCGCCACGGCGGCGTGGACGGCGGGCTCGGGTTCCCCGAGTTCAAAGCCATGATGGAGCACGCGGTTTGA